The genomic DNA CCTGCTGATCAAAGCCGATCCCAATCAGAACGAGTTCGGTCCGGCGATCCGCGACTGATTCGAAGCGTCCGGCATATTCCATATTCGAGGCATATCCCGCCTGATGGAACAACAAAGCGATTTCCGGGCGGGTCGCAAGATACAAGAAGCCTTTGGCACGAACGACTTCTTCCGGCCACGCCTCAATCAAGGCCAACAACCGTTCTGGATGAAACGGAACATCGCGCTTGTAGACAAACGAACTGATCCCGTATTCTTCTGTTTCCGGAACGTGTTCCTCGGCATTCAGCTCGCGGATCCAGCCGGCGCTTGCTGCCGCCTGTTCGAAATCAAACAGATCAACGTCCAGAATCTCGGACGGATCAACCTGCCCATGTGTCGTCTCGATCAGTTTGGCAAGCGGATTGAGTGCCTTTAAGTAGCCGGTGACATCGTGCTTTTCCTGCATGGTCAACCGGTCGATTTTGTTCAATAAAATGATATCGGCGAACTCGATCTGATCGACGAGGAGATCAACGACTTCCCGGACATCCGTCTCGTCGACCGCCTGTTGCCTTTCAATCAACGATTCACCGGACTCAAAGTCTTTCAGGAATCGATAGCCGTCGATGACCGTTACCATCGCATTGATTTTTGTCGTCTCCGTCAAATCAATCTGACTGTCTTCATCGAGGTATGTAAACGTCTGAGCAACCGGAATCGGTTCCGAAATGCCACTCGATTCGATGACGATGCCGTCGATATTGCCCTGCTCGACGAGCCGTCGGACTTCGAGTAATAGATCGTCCCGCAACGTACAACAGATGCAACCGTTCGATAACGTCACGAATGATTCTTCCGTCCGCGAAAAACCGCCTTGTTCGATCAACACGGCGTCGATGTTGACTTCGCTCATATCGTTGACGATGATGGCAAGCTTGCGCCCTTGCCGGTTGTTTAATAAATGATTTAATACAGTTGTCTTACCGGCACCAAGATAACCGGACAGGACCGTGATGGGGATCGGATGCATAGTCATTACTCCTTTTTAGTCAAATCGGAATCATTACGTTTTAAATAGTAATCGTTCCGATTTACTCTGTCAACTGCTGTTTTACAACATGAAAAAACTCCCGCTTCCATGACGGTTCTCGACGCGTCACAGAAACGGGATGTCTGGATCAGACTTATTTAAAAAAGGCAGTTCGGATCAAGCGGACGATCGTTCCGGCGGCTTCCTCCGAAAATCCGGCAATCGTATAATGATTCGTGTCCGGAATGACATGGAATTCCGCGTCCGGCAGACTCGCAGCAAACCGTTCATGTGCGGCATTAATCCGCTTCGTCAGTTCCGGGTTCAGCCAGTTTTCCGGCATCCCGCCGGCCCAGTCCGAAGCGGATAACACGAGAACCGGCGGCACAATATGCTCGACGACTTCCAGGACGTGCTGATTATTCGCTTCGACTGCCTGCCACTCGTCCAGCGTCCCCCGCCAGTGGTTTTTCCGTGCCATGTTGCGCCACATCGGAATCCGATCGGCCTCCGGCAGGCTGGTGAACATCCGTGCGCCGAGGTCATCCGGAATCAACCAGGCGAGTGGCCGGACATGACTCAAGACATACAAAAAGCGGTTCCATTCCTCCTGCGTCCGCTCATACCAATTTGGTAGTTCGGCATCAACTTCCGGATGCGACGGATCAAGCAGGACAATCCCTGCCGTCTCGTCCGGTCGGCGGCGTCCGAGTTCAAGCGAGATATAGGCACCGAGGGAATGCCCGATGAAGACGAACGGTCCTTTGATGTCCAGCAAATCAAGGACCCGTTCCAGTTCATCCGCTTGTTGCGTAAACAACCGTTTCGTTTTACCGCGGGTCGATCGGCCGTAACCGAGCCGCGAATATTCGAAAACGCGACCCTGTTTCAATAATTCCCCGCGGAGCCAGCCCCATTGGTAATGACTCGACATCATTCCGTGATCGAGGATGAACGTCACATTCCCCGTCCCTGTCAAGCGTGTATCAAAGCGGCCGTCTGCTGTATCTACAATCCTTTCCATTTCAACACTCTCCTATTATTCAAACA from Exiguobacterium sibiricum 7-3 includes the following:
- a CDS encoding alpha/beta fold hydrolase translates to MERIVDTADGRFDTRLTGTGNVTFILDHGMMSSHYQWGWLRGELLKQGRVFEYSRLGYGRSTRGKTKRLFTQQADELERVLDLLDIKGPFVFIGHSLGAYISLELGRRRPDETAGIVLLDPSHPEVDAELPNWYERTQEEWNRFLYVLSHVRPLAWLIPDDLGARMFTSLPEADRIPMWRNMARKNHWRGTLDEWQAVEANNQHVLEVVEHIVPPVLVLSASDWAGGMPENWLNPELTKRINAAHERFAASLPDAEFHVIPDTNHYTIAGFSEEAAGTIVRLIRTAFFK
- a CDS encoding GTP-binding protein, producing MHPIPITVLSGYLGAGKTTVLNHLLNNRQGRKLAIIVNDMSEVNIDAVLIEQGGFSRTEESFVTLSNGCICCTLRDDLLLEVRRLVEQGNIDGIVIESSGISEPIPVAQTFTYLDEDSQIDLTETTKINAMVTVIDGYRFLKDFESGESLIERQQAVDETDVREVVDLLVDQIEFADIILLNKIDRLTMQEKHDVTGYLKALNPLAKLIETTHGQVDPSEILDVDLFDFEQAAASAGWIRELNAEEHVPETEEYGISSFVYKRDVPFHPERLLALIEAWPEEVVRAKGFLYLATRPEIALLFHQAGYASNMEYAGRFESVADRRTELVLIGIGFDQQALEVEFDACLVQEHETNWTSLNDPIPGRELYDMNFSK